A stretch of the Acidobacteriota bacterium genome encodes the following:
- the rpsI gene encoding 30S ribosomal protein S9 → MTNLQFQAVGRRKESVARVFLRPGKGAVQVNDRTFEDYFPNDVLKMVIRQPLQLTETVEKFDVVALVEGGGSAGQAGAIRHGIARALCLFNGELRGALKKAGLLTRDSRMKERKKYGQRGARARFQFSKR, encoded by the coding sequence GTGACGAACCTCCAGTTTCAGGCCGTCGGACGCCGCAAGGAATCCGTCGCCCGCGTGTTCCTCCGCCCCGGCAAGGGCGCGGTCCAGGTCAACGACCGCACCTTCGAGGACTACTTCCCGAACGACGTGCTCAAGATGGTCATCCGCCAGCCCCTGCAGCTCACCGAGACGGTCGAGAAGTTCGACGTCGTCGCCCTCGTCGAGGGCGGCGGGAGCGCGGGCCAGGCCGGCGCGATCCGCCACGGAATCGCCCGCGCGCTCTGCCTGTTCAACGGCGAGCTCCGCGGCGCCCTGAAGAAGGCAGGCCTCCTCACGCGCGACTCGCGCATGAAGGAGCGCAAGAAGTACGGCCAGCGCGGCGCCCGCGCCCGGTTCCAGTTCTCGAAGAGGTAA
- the rplM gene encoding 50S ribosomal protein L13 yields the protein MSTRTPLPKISDHTRRWIIVDADGKVLGRLATLVARHLTGKTKAIYTPFIDTGDFVVVVNAEKIALTGAKAQSKLYRHHTGFPGGVKTVEFEKLRATKPERVIEAAVKGMLPKTKLGRKMFKKLKVYAGPHHPHTAQAPAAVAV from the coding sequence GTGAGCACTCGCACGCCGCTCCCGAAGATTTCCGACCACACCCGCCGCTGGATCATCGTCGACGCCGACGGGAAGGTCCTCGGCCGCCTCGCGACGCTCGTCGCACGGCACCTCACGGGCAAGACCAAGGCCATCTACACGCCGTTCATCGACACCGGCGACTTCGTCGTCGTCGTGAACGCCGAGAAGATCGCCCTGACCGGCGCCAAGGCGCAGTCGAAGCTCTACCGCCACCACACGGGCTTTCCGGGCGGCGTGAAGACGGTCGAGTTCGAGAAGCTCCGGGCCACGAAGCCCGAGCGCGTCATCGAAGCAGCCGTCAAGGGCATGCTCCCGAAGACGAAGCTCGGCCGGAAGATGTTCAAGAAGCTCAAGGTCTACGCGGGTCCGCACCACCCGCACACCGCCCAGGCCCCCGCGGCCGTCGCGGTCTGA
- a CDS encoding bifunctional 5,10-methylenetetrahydrofolate dehydrogenase/5,10-methenyltetrahydrofolate cyclohydrolase — protein MQPRILDGAAVAKALRAEAAAGAARLAARGVVPGLTVVLVGEDAASATYVRNKEIAAKEAGFAGRTLRFPASLAEAELLATIDGLNRDDAVDGILVQLPLPKHIATARVLEAIDPRKDADGFHPENAGRLLQGKPAPVPCTPAGVLELLKREDVPLRGTRAVVVGRSDIVGKPMALLLLQNDATVTVAHSKTRDLPALCREADLLVAAIGRPGFVTGDFVKEGAVVVDVGINRVTTRADLERFFPGDAKRAAAFEKNGSTLVGDCDPATAFPRASRYTPVPGGVGPLTIAHLLLNALRLCEARRG, from the coding sequence ATGCAACCCCGAATTCTCGACGGCGCCGCCGTCGCAAAGGCCCTCCGTGCAGAGGCCGCGGCCGGCGCGGCCCGCCTCGCGGCCCGTGGCGTCGTCCCGGGCCTCACGGTCGTCCTCGTCGGAGAGGACGCCGCCAGCGCGACGTACGTCCGAAACAAGGAGATCGCCGCGAAAGAGGCCGGGTTCGCGGGCCGGACCCTGCGTTTTCCCGCGTCTCTCGCGGAGGCCGAGCTCCTCGCGACGATCGACGGCCTGAACCGCGACGACGCCGTGGACGGCATCCTCGTCCAGCTTCCGCTGCCGAAGCACATCGCGACCGCCCGCGTCCTCGAGGCGATCGACCCGCGGAAAGACGCCGACGGCTTTCACCCGGAAAACGCGGGCCGCCTCCTGCAGGGCAAGCCCGCGCCGGTCCCGTGCACGCCGGCCGGAGTCCTCGAGCTCCTCAAGCGCGAGGACGTGCCGCTGCGCGGAACCCGCGCCGTCGTCGTGGGCCGGAGCGACATCGTCGGAAAGCCCATGGCGCTCCTCCTTCTCCAGAACGACGCGACGGTCACGGTCGCGCACTCGAAGACGAGGGACCTCCCCGCCCTGTGCCGCGAGGCGGACCTCCTCGTCGCGGCCATCGGGCGGCCGGGCTTCGTGACCGGGGACTTCGTGAAGGAGGGCGCCGTCGTCGTGGACGTCGGGATCAACCGCGTGACGACGCGCGCGGACCTCGAGCGGTTCTTCCCGGGCGACGCGAAGCGCGCGGCCGCGTTCGAAAAGAACGGCTCGACGCTCGTCGGCGACTGCGACCCCGCGACGGCGTTCCCCAGGGCCTCCCGCTACACGCCCGTCCCCGGCGGCGTCGGCCCGCTGACGATCGCGCATCTCCTCCTGAACGCGCTCCGGCTCTGCGAGGCGCGGCGCGGATGA
- a CDS encoding dephospho-CoA kinase, which translates to MILKVGLTGGLASGKSTIAEGLEKRGIPVRDADRMVHELYAPGAAGARAVAAAFGPEFLAADGSVDRPKLSMTVFHDKAALAKLNGLIHPLVRQEQAEWFEELARKGEPIGVIEATLLVETGGRERFDVLVAVSAPADMRLQRAVKRSGETDPNEFVKRMSAQFSDAAREEVSDIVIRTDGTREELEGKIDRLADELRARASDEGAGRRSGFFSRP; encoded by the coding sequence ATGATCCTGAAGGTCGGACTCACGGGCGGGCTCGCGTCGGGCAAGAGCACGATCGCCGAAGGCCTCGAGAAGCGCGGGATCCCCGTGCGCGACGCGGACCGGATGGTCCACGAGCTCTACGCACCGGGCGCCGCCGGCGCGCGGGCGGTCGCGGCGGCGTTCGGACCGGAGTTCCTCGCCGCCGACGGCTCGGTCGACCGTCCGAAGTTGTCGATGACCGTCTTTCACGACAAGGCCGCGCTCGCGAAGCTGAACGGCCTCATTCATCCGCTCGTGCGGCAGGAGCAGGCCGAGTGGTTCGAGGAGCTCGCGCGGAAGGGCGAGCCGATCGGCGTCATCGAGGCCACTCTCCTCGTCGAGACGGGCGGACGCGAGCGGTTCGACGTCCTCGTCGCCGTGTCGGCGCCGGCGGACATGCGCCTTCAACGCGCCGTCAAACGCAGCGGCGAGACGGACCCGAACGAGTTCGTGAAGCGGATGTCGGCGCAGTTCTCGGACGCCGCGCGCGAAGAGGTGTCCGACATCGTGATCCGCACGGACGGCACCCGCGAGGAGCTCGAGGGAAAGATCGACCGCCTCGCGGACGAGCTGCGCGCTCGCGCGTCCGACGAGGGCGCCGGCCGCCGGAGCGGGTTCTTCAGCCGGCCGTGA
- the rdgB gene encoding RdgB/HAM1 family non-canonical purine NTP pyrophosphatase yields MLAGLVFVTSNPGKAREASALLGRAVAAQALDLPEIQSLDFREVARAKAIVAAHALGVPVLVEDSGLAVAGWGGFPGPLTKWITMGVLGQEGLAKMLDGFSDRGAEAVSVLAVARPGQREPDVLVAEGRVKGSIALHPRGENGFGWDVLFIPAGETRTFAEMSLEEKNALSHRRKALRAFAALRAALTAG; encoded by the coding sequence GTGCTCGCCGGCCTCGTCTTCGTGACGTCGAACCCCGGCAAGGCGCGCGAGGCCTCGGCCCTTCTCGGCCGCGCAGTCGCGGCGCAGGCGCTGGACCTGCCCGAGATCCAGTCCCTCGACTTCCGCGAGGTGGCGAGGGCCAAGGCGATCGTAGCGGCGCACGCGCTCGGCGTTCCCGTCCTCGTCGAAGACTCGGGGCTCGCGGTCGCGGGCTGGGGCGGCTTCCCGGGCCCGCTCACGAAGTGGATCACGATGGGCGTCCTCGGCCAGGAGGGCCTCGCGAAGATGCTGGACGGCTTCTCGGATCGCGGCGCCGAGGCCGTCTCGGTCCTCGCCGTCGCGCGGCCGGGTCAGCGCGAGCCGGACGTGCTCGTGGCCGAGGGACGCGTGAAGGGTTCGATCGCCCTCCACCCCCGCGGCGAGAACGGCTTCGGGTGGGACGTGCTGTTCATCCCGGCAGGGGAGACGCGGACGTTCGCGGAGATGAGCCTCGAGGAGAAGAACGCCCTCTCGCACCGCCGTAAGGCATTGCGGGCGTTCGCGGCGCTGCGCGCCGCGCTCACGGCCGGCTGA
- a CDS encoding GAF domain-containing protein, translating to MPLMELVYEVEGQTRRYLLSGNDVSIGRSSENGIVLNDFSVSRKHALLSESGGAWTIEDLKSTNGLKVNGEFTPSALIHPGDVLTVGTFTLTVTEQPTFRGRASVSISDSSATFVRSIADFNRDFGFDAASLPKEDSLAGTMAGRRPATREKVFEAMVLVARTLIEAREVGQILSKVVDLLFDFLPAERAVVVLREEDGRLTPTLARRRGKEGPDPEASFSHTIVESVVRDRVAVLTSDALADDRFEAGQSIRIQQIRSAMCVPLWDRDRVIGALHVDTPLKTGTFTADDLDLLTALGNFAAVAIERARLQGRIEREERIRERLSRYHSPGVVDEIVTGGPQGVESVRTREVTVFFADIVGFTSSAETMDPEEVSRFLERVFTFAADAIFEQGGTLDKFIGDAVMAFFGAPIPQPDHARRAVAAAAKLVESLHAWNVQRVAAGEPSVAVRVGVNTGRAFVGDIGSDRRVDYTVLGNTVNVAARLESAVAGANEVVVGGETARQAGGDYAFEPLGEQKLKGLSKGMTAFRLKLDASGRPVPVS from the coding sequence ATGCCGCTGATGGAGCTCGTCTACGAGGTCGAAGGCCAGACCCGACGGTACCTGCTGTCGGGAAACGACGTGTCGATCGGCCGATCGAGCGAGAACGGGATCGTCCTCAACGATTTCTCCGTCTCGCGCAAGCACGCGCTCCTGTCCGAGAGCGGCGGCGCCTGGACGATCGAGGACCTGAAGTCGACGAACGGCCTCAAGGTCAACGGCGAGTTCACGCCGTCGGCGCTGATCCATCCTGGCGACGTGCTCACGGTGGGGACCTTCACGCTCACGGTGACGGAACAACCGACGTTCCGCGGGCGCGCGTCGGTGTCGATCAGCGACTCGAGCGCGACGTTCGTCAGGTCCATCGCGGACTTCAACCGCGATTTTGGCTTCGACGCCGCCTCCCTCCCGAAAGAAGACTCGCTCGCGGGGACGATGGCGGGCCGCCGGCCCGCGACGCGCGAGAAGGTTTTCGAGGCGATGGTCCTGGTCGCCCGCACGCTCATCGAAGCGCGGGAGGTCGGGCAGATCCTCTCGAAGGTCGTCGACCTTCTCTTCGACTTCCTCCCGGCCGAGCGCGCCGTCGTCGTCCTGCGCGAGGAGGACGGCCGGCTCACCCCGACGCTCGCCAGGCGCCGCGGCAAGGAAGGGCCCGACCCGGAGGCCTCGTTCTCGCACACGATCGTCGAGTCCGTCGTGCGCGACCGCGTGGCCGTGCTCACGTCCGACGCGCTCGCGGACGACCGCTTCGAGGCCGGGCAGTCCATCCGCATCCAGCAGATCCGCTCGGCGATGTGCGTGCCGCTCTGGGACCGCGACCGCGTGATCGGCGCGCTGCACGTCGACACGCCGCTCAAGACGGGCACGTTCACGGCCGACGACCTCGACCTCCTGACCGCGCTCGGCAACTTCGCGGCCGTCGCGATCGAGCGCGCGCGCCTCCAGGGCCGGATCGAGCGCGAGGAGCGCATCCGCGAGCGCCTGTCGCGCTACCACTCGCCGGGCGTCGTCGACGAGATCGTGACGGGAGGGCCCCAGGGCGTCGAGAGCGTGAGGACGCGGGAGGTCACGGTGTTCTTCGCGGACATCGTCGGCTTCACGTCTTCGGCCGAGACGATGGACCCGGAGGAGGTCTCGCGCTTTCTCGAGCGCGTCTTCACGTTCGCGGCCGACGCGATCTTCGAGCAGGGGGGCACGCTCGACAAGTTCATCGGCGACGCCGTGATGGCGTTCTTCGGCGCGCCGATCCCGCAGCCCGACCACGCCCGCCGCGCCGTCGCGGCGGCCGCGAAGCTCGTCGAGAGCCTCCACGCCTGGAACGTTCAGCGCGTCGCGGCCGGAGAACCCTCCGTCGCGGTCCGCGTCGGCGTGAACACCGGCCGGGCGTTCGTCGGCGACATCGGGTCCGACCGCCGCGTCGACTACACGGTCCTCGGCAACACGGTCAACGTCGCGGCGCGGCTGGAGTCCGCCGTGGCGGGCGCCAACGAAGTGGTCGTCGGCGGGGAGACGGCGCGCCAGGCGGGCGGGGACTACGCGTTCGAGCCCCTCGGCGAGCAGAAGCTCAAGGGCCTCTCGAAGGGGATGACCGCGTTCCGCCTCAAGCTCGACGCCTCGGGGCGTCCCGTCCCCGTCTCGTGA
- a CDS encoding TonB family protein, giving the protein MLASSAPGCRKPRPGAPGAPADDRAVVTLDKVPGRTEPEAKSAAPSTLVRGTPVRIREAKGDLLRVSGPGGDVWVPAAAVERLADREAREARAEAVKAFEAQPGRAVEPCPILLAPDYGAARWGTLEDGDDVDVVLADHDFFGVRLAGKMLAFVPARSIRLLPSAVAPAPGSPPGKGVTPEVQALGVPDRETRPTPRVTAQPAGEIPEAGFAPVATPTSGAAPAAPLTALPEGSELPVLVTRVDPQYPEAARKMKLGGDVVLRVVVEANGSIGRIEVVTGAPFGMTEAATDAVRKWTYRPARVAGQAVAVWKVIRVKFALHAEREPPPD; this is encoded by the coding sequence GTGCTCGCGTCGTCCGCGCCCGGGTGCCGGAAACCGCGGCCCGGCGCCCCCGGCGCTCCGGCGGACGACCGCGCGGTCGTGACGCTCGACAAGGTCCCCGGGCGCACCGAGCCCGAGGCGAAGTCCGCGGCCCCCTCGACGCTCGTGCGCGGAACGCCGGTGAGGATCCGCGAGGCCAAGGGCGACCTGCTGCGCGTGTCGGGTCCAGGCGGAGACGTCTGGGTGCCCGCCGCCGCCGTCGAGAGACTCGCCGATCGCGAGGCGCGCGAGGCGCGCGCCGAGGCCGTCAAGGCCTTCGAGGCCCAGCCGGGGCGCGCCGTCGAGCCGTGCCCGATCCTCCTCGCTCCGGACTACGGCGCCGCGCGCTGGGGCACGCTCGAGGACGGCGACGACGTGGACGTGGTCCTCGCCGACCACGACTTCTTCGGCGTGCGCCTCGCGGGGAAGATGCTCGCGTTCGTGCCGGCCCGCTCGATCCGGCTCCTGCCGTCCGCGGTCGCGCCCGCGCCGGGCTCGCCGCCGGGCAAGGGCGTCACGCCCGAGGTCCAGGCTCTCGGCGTTCCGGACCGCGAAACGCGGCCCACCCCGCGCGTCACGGCGCAGCCGGCCGGCGAGATCCCTGAGGCGGGGTTCGCGCCGGTGGCCACGCCGACGTCGGGCGCGGCGCCGGCCGCGCCTCTCACCGCGCTCCCCGAAGGATCCGAACTTCCCGTCCTCGTCACGCGCGTCGACCCGCAGTACCCGGAGGCGGCCAGGAAGATGAAGCTGGGCGGCGACGTCGTGCTGCGCGTCGTCGTGGAGGCGAACGGCTCGATCGGGCGGATCGAGGTCGTGACCGGGGCTCCGTTCGGGATGACGGAGGCGGCCACCGACGCCGTGAGGAAGTGGACCTACCGCCCCGCGCGCGTCGCCGGGCAGGCGGTGGCCGTCTGGAAGGTGATCCGCGTCAAGTTCGCGCTGCACGCCGAGCGAGAACCGCCTCCGGACTGA
- the argF gene encoding ornithine carbamoyltransferase yields MRRKDLISIHDLSSAEVGALLTQSADIKARPREYRAALSGKILAMIFEKSSTRTRVSFEAGMTQLGGAAQFLSSRDIQLGRGEPVSDTARVLSRYVDGIMARTFAHQTVLDLATYATIPVVNGLTDLLHPCQALTDYFTMAEKFGSLKGLKLAYVGDGNNMAHSLMYGGPKCGVDVAIATPKGYEPDAGVTANARADAAAAGTKLLVTNDAVQAVEGAHVVYTDVWASMGQEAEQAKRVKDFAGWTVSSALMAHAHKDAVFMHCLPAHRGEEVAADVCDGPRSVIYDEAENRLHVQKSILVTLMGAP; encoded by the coding sequence ATGCGACGCAAAGACCTGATCTCGATCCACGACCTCTCGTCCGCCGAAGTCGGTGCGCTCCTCACGCAGTCAGCGGACATCAAGGCCCGGCCGCGCGAGTACCGCGCGGCCCTCTCCGGGAAGATCCTCGCGATGATCTTCGAGAAGTCCTCGACGCGGACCCGCGTCTCGTTCGAGGCCGGGATGACGCAGCTCGGCGGCGCGGCCCAGTTCCTCTCGTCGCGCGACATCCAGCTCGGCCGCGGCGAGCCCGTCTCCGACACGGCGCGCGTCCTCTCGCGTTACGTGGACGGGATCATGGCGCGCACGTTCGCGCACCAGACGGTCCTCGACCTCGCGACGTACGCGACGATCCCGGTGGTCAACGGCCTCACGGACCTTCTCCATCCCTGCCAGGCGCTGACCGACTACTTCACGATGGCGGAGAAGTTCGGGAGTCTGAAGGGCCTCAAGCTGGCCTACGTGGGCGACGGCAACAACATGGCGCACTCCCTCATGTACGGCGGGCCGAAGTGCGGCGTCGACGTCGCGATCGCGACGCCGAAGGGCTACGAGCCCGACGCGGGCGTCACGGCAAACGCGAGGGCCGACGCGGCCGCCGCGGGGACGAAGCTGCTCGTCACGAACGACGCCGTGCAGGCCGTAGAGGGCGCGCACGTCGTCTACACGGACGTCTGGGCGTCGATGGGGCAGGAGGCCGAGCAGGCGAAACGCGTGAAGGACTTCGCGGGCTGGACCGTGTCGAGCGCGCTCATGGCCCATGCGCACAAGGACGCCGTCTTCATGCACTGCCTGCCCGCGCACCGGGGCGAGGAAGTCGCCGCCGACGTCTGTGACGGACCGCGCTCGGTGATCTACGACGAAGCCGAGAACCGCCTTCACGTCCAGAAGTCGATCCTCGTCACGCTGATGGGAGCGCCCTGA
- a CDS encoding arginine deiminase: MTLRIESEIGRLRTVLVHEPGREIDRMVPAMMQDLLFDDILFGARAREEHRRFRQVLKFVADEVLEARDLLEEVLQDAGARNAILTELATLLAWPPAVLVALNDLPADRLAAGLVEGIEHPRPEITGSLDSLYLLPPLPNWFFQRDPAVVLGDRVIRSAMATRARWREPLLSGAIFAFHPRFGRRSDAFWFREFAAEEKSLSLARMRPTLEGGDVLVMSPETLVIGYSERTEKITIERLAEALRKERSPVKRILVVAIPPQRATMHLDTIFTRLSEGECLCHAPMILPGGAEEVDVYEADLTGREVSWTTKDDLLSALRAHGIDLEPISCGGSDPIDQQREQWTDGANLFALAPGLVLGYDRNIRTADELARHGYRILSDDDLLLGRETLERKKPVKQAILMSAPELSRARGGPRCMTMPLVRDRV; the protein is encoded by the coding sequence ATGACTCTTCGCATCGAATCCGAAATCGGCCGCCTGCGCACCGTTCTCGTTCACGAGCCCGGCCGCGAGATCGACCGGATGGTCCCGGCGATGATGCAGGACCTCCTGTTCGACGACATCCTCTTCGGGGCCCGCGCCCGCGAGGAGCACCGGCGCTTCCGGCAGGTCCTGAAGTTCGTCGCGGACGAGGTCCTCGAGGCCCGCGACCTTCTCGAAGAAGTCCTCCAGGACGCGGGCGCCCGCAACGCGATCCTCACGGAGCTCGCAACGCTGCTCGCGTGGCCGCCCGCCGTGCTCGTCGCCCTGAACGACCTGCCGGCCGACCGCCTCGCAGCCGGTCTCGTGGAGGGGATCGAGCACCCGCGGCCCGAAATTACGGGCTCGCTCGACTCGCTCTACCTTCTGCCGCCTCTTCCGAACTGGTTCTTCCAGCGCGACCCGGCCGTCGTCCTCGGAGACCGCGTGATCCGGAGCGCGATGGCGACGCGCGCCCGCTGGCGCGAGCCGCTCCTTTCGGGGGCGATCTTCGCGTTCCACCCGCGTTTCGGCCGGCGTTCCGACGCGTTCTGGTTCCGCGAGTTCGCCGCCGAGGAGAAGAGCCTGTCCCTCGCGCGCATGCGGCCGACGCTGGAGGGCGGCGACGTCCTCGTGATGTCGCCCGAGACGCTCGTGATCGGCTACTCGGAGCGCACCGAGAAGATCACGATCGAGCGCCTCGCCGAGGCGCTCCGCAAGGAAAGGTCGCCCGTGAAGCGCATCCTCGTGGTCGCGATTCCGCCGCAGCGCGCGACGATGCACCTCGACACGATCTTCACGCGGCTCTCCGAAGGAGAGTGTCTCTGCCACGCGCCGATGATCCTGCCCGGAGGCGCCGAGGAGGTCGACGTCTACGAGGCCGATCTCACGGGGCGTGAGGTGTCGTGGACGACGAAGGACGACCTCCTGTCGGCGCTGCGCGCCCACGGGATCGACCTCGAGCCGATCTCGTGCGGCGGCTCCGACCCCATCGACCAGCAACGCGAGCAGTGGACCGACGGCGCGAACCTGTTCGCGCTCGCGCCGGGCCTCGTGCTCGGCTACGACCGCAACATCCGGACGGCGGACGAGCTCGCGCGGCACGGCTACCGCATCCTTTCGGACGACGACCTCCTGCTCGGGCGCGAGACGCTCGAGCGAAAGAAACCGGTCAAACAGGCGATCCTCATGTCGGCCCCGGAGCTCTCCCGCGCGCGGGGAGGCCCTCGCTGCATGACGATGCCGCTCGTGCGCGACCGGGTGTGA
- a CDS encoding adenylosuccinate lyase, whose product MNGSPADRWENPLTTRYASAEMSSLFSARSKFTAWRRLWLWLAEAEKQLGLPIPEASLEALRAHLVPTDAELDAADRYERETKHDVMAHLHALGDVAPAAKGVLHLGATSAFVGDNADLLLLREALRLLATRTVRVMGRLARFARAYRDLPCLGFTHFQAAQPTTVGKRACLWLQDLALDHRELVRRADELRFLGCKGATGTQASFVALFDGDADKAESLDKLVADKAGFPDRLLISGQTYTRKQDALVLSALSGLASSASKFANDVRLLQHLKEVEEPFGKKQVGSSAMPYKRNPMKCERMNALSRWLLSVSDNGNWTHATQWFERTLDDSANRRLALAEAFLSADAILLLWDSVADGLIVHPGVVRRRLDAEIPFLATENVLMAAAKKGGDRQALHEKIRVLAQAAGDRMKNEGAENDLLFRIAADPTFGLTPAEIQAASDPARFIGRAPEQVDEFLEVEIEPILASDPAAASGETHEEVRV is encoded by the coding sequence ATGAACGGATCGCCCGCGGACCGCTGGGAGAACCCCCTCACGACGCGCTACGCGTCCGCCGAGATGTCCTCCCTGTTCTCGGCGCGGTCGAAGTTCACCGCGTGGCGCCGCCTCTGGCTCTGGCTCGCCGAGGCCGAGAAGCAGCTCGGCCTGCCGATCCCCGAGGCCTCGCTGGAGGCCCTGCGCGCCCACCTCGTCCCGACTGACGCCGAGCTCGACGCCGCCGACCGCTACGAGCGCGAGACCAAGCACGACGTCATGGCGCACCTCCACGCGCTGGGCGACGTCGCCCCGGCCGCCAAGGGCGTCCTCCACCTCGGCGCGACGTCGGCCTTCGTGGGCGACAACGCGGACCTGCTCCTTCTGCGCGAGGCCCTCCGCCTCCTCGCGACGCGGACCGTGCGCGTCATGGGGCGGCTGGCCCGGTTCGCGCGCGCCTACCGCGACCTCCCGTGCCTCGGCTTCACGCACTTTCAGGCCGCGCAGCCCACGACGGTCGGCAAGCGCGCGTGCCTGTGGCTGCAGGACCTCGCGCTCGACCACCGCGAGCTCGTCCGCCGCGCCGACGAGCTGCGCTTCCTCGGCTGCAAGGGCGCCACGGGAACCCAGGCCTCCTTCGTCGCGCTCTTCGACGGCGACGCGGACAAGGCCGAGAGCCTCGACAAGCTCGTCGCGGACAAGGCGGGCTTCCCGGACCGCCTCCTGATCTCGGGCCAGACGTACACGCGCAAGCAGGACGCGCTCGTCCTCTCGGCGCTCTCGGGCCTCGCGTCCTCCGCCTCGAAGTTCGCGAACGACGTCCGGCTTCTCCAGCACCTCAAGGAGGTCGAGGAGCCGTTCGGGAAGAAACAGGTCGGCTCGTCCGCGATGCCGTACAAGCGCAACCCGATGAAGTGCGAGCGCATGAACGCGCTCTCGCGCTGGCTCCTCTCGGTGTCGGACAACGGAAACTGGACGCACGCGACTCAGTGGTTCGAACGCACGCTGGACGACTCGGCGAACCGCCGCCTCGCGCTCGCCGAGGCGTTCCTCTCGGCGGACGCGATCCTCCTTCTCTGGGACTCCGTGGCGGACGGCCTCATCGTCCACCCCGGCGTCGTCCGCCGCCGCCTCGACGCCGAGATCCCGTTCCTCGCGACCGAGAACGTGCTCATGGCGGCCGCGAAGAAGGGCGGCGACCGCCAGGCGCTGCACGAGAAGATCCGCGTGCTCGCGCAGGCCGCGGGCGACCGGATGAAGAACGAGGGCGCCGAGAACGACCTGCTGTTCCGGATCGCGGCCGATCCGACCTTCGGGTTGACTCCCGCCGAAATCCAGGCCGCGTCCGATCCCGCGCGCTTCATCGGGCGCGCGCCGGAGCAGGTGGACGAGTTCCTCGAGGTCGAGATCGAACCCATCCTCGCGAGCGACCCGGCGGCCGCCTCCGGCGAGACGCACGAGG